From Antricoccus suffuscus, the proteins below share one genomic window:
- a CDS encoding ATP-binding cassette domain-containing protein, with protein sequence MATKKDRQSTTKHAADSHDLIRVQGARVNNLKDISVELPKRRLSVFTGVSGSGKSSLVFGTIAAESQRMINETYSAFVQGFMPSLTRPEVDYLEGLTTAIIVDQERMGANPRSTVGTATDANAMLRILFSRLGDPHLGPPTAYSFNVPTRKASGMMSTEKGGRVEKKTVKQAVYLGGMCPRCEGMGHVSDIDLTALYDDSKSLDDGALMVPGYSMDGWYGRLFAGVGLPMDKPIAKFTKKQLDTMLYAEPTKIKVEGVNLTFDGIIPKIQKSMLSKDPEAMQPHVRRFVERAVTFQTCPECEGTRLTPEARSSKIRGKSIADLCAMQISDLADWVRGLDEPSVGPLLAGLLHLLESFTEIGLGYLSLDRPAGTLSGGEAQRTKMIRHLGSSLTDVTYVFDEPTIGLHPHDIERMNQLLLQLRDKGNTVLVVEHKPETIAIADHVVDIGPLAGSGGGEIVFEGTVEGLRGSDTITGRHLDDRARLKDEVRTPTGALEVRGATTHNLQGVDVDIPLGALVAVTGVAGSGKSSLIHGSVDGRDGVVVVDQGAIKGSRRSNPATYTGLLEPIRKAFAKANGVKPALFSSNSEGACPSCNGAGVIFTELGVMATVESPCEECEGRRFQTAVLEYDLAGKNIAEVLAMSVDEAEAFFGKDSEASIPAAHKILDRLVDVGLGYLTLGQPLTALSGGERQRLKLATQMADKGDVYILDEPTTGLHLADVEQLLGLLDRLVDSGKSVIVIEHHQAVMAHADWIIDLGPGAGHDGGRLVFEGSPADLVAARSTLTGEHLAAYVGA encoded by the coding sequence TTGGCCACCAAGAAGGACAGGCAGTCCACGACAAAACACGCCGCTGATAGCCATGACCTAATACGCGTGCAAGGCGCTCGCGTCAACAACCTCAAGGACATCAGCGTCGAGTTGCCTAAACGGCGACTGAGCGTGTTCACCGGGGTCTCCGGATCAGGTAAGAGCTCACTCGTATTCGGTACGATCGCCGCCGAGTCCCAGCGGATGATCAACGAGACCTACAGCGCCTTCGTTCAGGGTTTCATGCCATCGCTGACTCGACCCGAAGTCGATTACCTCGAGGGGCTGACGACCGCAATCATCGTCGACCAGGAGCGGATGGGGGCCAATCCGCGGTCGACGGTTGGCACCGCTACCGATGCCAACGCGATGCTGCGGATCTTGTTCAGCCGGCTCGGCGATCCGCATCTCGGTCCACCGACGGCATACTCGTTCAACGTCCCGACCCGCAAGGCCAGCGGGATGATGTCCACCGAGAAAGGCGGCCGGGTCGAGAAGAAGACCGTGAAGCAGGCGGTCTATCTCGGCGGCATGTGTCCACGGTGCGAGGGCATGGGTCACGTCAGCGACATCGATCTCACCGCGCTGTACGACGACTCCAAGTCGCTTGACGATGGCGCGCTGATGGTCCCCGGCTACTCAATGGACGGCTGGTACGGCCGGCTCTTTGCCGGGGTCGGCCTGCCGATGGACAAGCCGATCGCGAAATTCACCAAGAAGCAGCTCGATACGATGCTGTACGCCGAGCCGACCAAGATCAAGGTCGAGGGCGTCAACCTGACCTTCGACGGCATCATCCCCAAGATCCAGAAGTCGATGCTGTCTAAAGATCCCGAGGCGATGCAGCCGCACGTCCGTCGCTTCGTCGAGCGGGCCGTGACCTTCCAGACCTGTCCCGAGTGCGAGGGCACCCGGCTGACGCCGGAGGCCCGCTCATCGAAGATCCGCGGCAAGAGCATCGCTGACCTCTGTGCCATGCAGATCAGCGATCTGGCCGACTGGGTCCGCGGGCTGGACGAACCTTCCGTGGGCCCGCTGTTGGCCGGCTTGCTTCACCTGCTCGAGTCATTCACCGAGATCGGGCTGGGCTACCTCTCACTCGATCGGCCCGCCGGGACACTCTCCGGCGGCGAGGCGCAGCGCACCAAGATGATCCGCCATCTCGGCTCGTCCTTGACCGACGTCACCTATGTCTTCGACGAACCGACGATCGGCCTGCACCCCCACGACATAGAGCGGATGAACCAGTTGCTGCTGCAGCTGCGGGACAAGGGAAACACCGTGCTGGTGGTGGAGCACAAGCCCGAAACCATCGCGATCGCCGACCACGTCGTCGATATCGGTCCGTTGGCCGGCTCCGGCGGCGGCGAGATCGTCTTCGAGGGCACGGTCGAGGGACTGCGGGGGAGCGACACCATCACCGGCCGGCACCTTGATGACCGCGCGCGGCTGAAGGACGAGGTGCGTACGCCGACCGGCGCCCTTGAGGTGCGCGGGGCCACGACGCACAACCTCCAGGGCGTCGACGTCGACATCCCGCTTGGAGCGCTCGTCGCGGTCACCGGTGTCGCCGGTTCCGGCAAGAGCTCATTGATTCACGGCTCGGTGGATGGGCGTGACGGTGTAGTCGTCGTCGACCAGGGCGCGATCAAGGGATCGCGGCGTAGCAACCCGGCGACGTACACCGGCCTTCTCGAGCCGATCCGCAAGGCGTTCGCCAAGGCCAACGGGGTCAAGCCCGCATTGTTCAGCTCCAACTCCGAGGGCGCCTGTCCCTCGTGCAACGGTGCCGGGGTGATCTTCACCGAGCTCGGCGTGATGGCCACCGTCGAGTCGCCGTGCGAAGAGTGCGAGGGTCGCCGCTTCCAAACCGCCGTGCTCGAGTACGACCTCGCCGGCAAGAACATCGCCGAGGTGCTCGCCATGTCGGTGGACGAGGCCGAAGCCTTCTTCGGAAAGGACAGCGAGGCGAGTATCCCGGCCGCGCATAAAATCCTCGACCGGCTCGTCGATGTCGGGCTCGGCTACCTGACCCTCGGGCAACCACTCACAGCCCTGTCCGGCGGCGAGCGGCAACGGCTCAAGCTGGCGACGCAGATGGCCGACAAGGGTGATGTCTACATCCTCGACGAGCCGACCACCGGCCTGCACCTCGCCGACGTCGAGCAGTTGCTGGGGCTGCTCGATCGGCTCGTCGACTCCGGCAAGTCGGTCATCGTCATCGAACATCACCAGGCGGTGATGGCGCACGCCGACTGGATTATCGATCTCGGACCGGGCGCCGGTCACGACGGTGGCCGGCTGGTCTTCGAGGGCTCGCCGGCCGACCTCGTCGCGGCGCGATCCACCCTCACCGGCGAGCATCTTGCGGCGTACGTCGGCGCCTGA